A genomic stretch from Diachasmimorpha longicaudata isolate KC_UGA_2023 chromosome 2, iyDiaLong2, whole genome shotgun sequence includes:
- the LOC135173015 gene encoding uncharacterized protein LOC135173015 yields the protein MRDEFAVLGAIPAPSEQSKSDMKYSTQFNRLFLTPIGIWPTRSDAHIIEKFFSQFLVLLSCFLIFFLLIPCSLHTFIKEQDPKLKMKMIGPLSFCLMSITKYLFSVARKREISHCLEHIDTDWRRVRYIDDREIMLTNAKLGRFIACLCAVFMYGGGFFYHTIMPFAAGNFVTPDNITIRPLTYAVYDPLFSAQTTPAYEIVFTIQWLSGFVNYSVTIGACSLAAVFVLHICGQLKIVSSRLESFVKGRTDERRNLQSRLAEIIELHLRALGFEYFINSEGQSESIRNFSRFIIRVERILNEICLIEFIGCTMNICFLGYYFMTEFEQSATIATVTYCVLLVSFTFNIFIFCYIGEMLTQQGYEVGRTAYMIKWYELPAESARGLILLLAMTKNPMSITAGKMAELSFRSFCGVRCVLKTAAAYLNLLRTERLIPLLHPLPQQKQPFDSLYYGYNDLLQRQSQITNVVIIDSAQFSRPILFIGRKKTSSPGTHLIVQLYLQSVTSGRFPTVHQHPFCAVAMIIAPFQIPQCLSDITTPSMTSSAFSLVFEPTDRSKCDFAFSTQITRLISTPIGLWPLDLPANIFKRFIFEFLVVIASYSLICFFIVACGMHAFFVETNIHLRLKILGPLSFCFMAISKYSFFLVRRDQIRDCLNHIDIDWRRFDDFDDREIMLTTARIGRFVGTLSACFMYGGGIFYRTILPLSIGTRVTPDNITIRPLICKVYEPLFGGQLSPSYELCFTGQWFAGFVVYTVTISTCSFASVFVLHACGQLEIVMARLRGLVDGKERIKTTVDQRIAEVVVIHLRALRFIFRIESVLNEICLVEIVGCTWNICFLSYCLLTDVSDHMGIISVITMCLLFTSFTFNIFIFCYIGDMLTQQGRKIGTTVWMIDWYRLPNERARDLILLLAMSNYPTGLTAGKMIDLSYTSFCSVFKTAAAYFNFIRTMII from the exons ATGAGAGACGAGTTCGCTGTGCTCGGGGCCATCCCCGCGCCTTCAGAACAATCAAAAAGTGATATGAAATATAGTACTCAATTCAACCGTCTGTTCTTGACCCCAATTGGCATTTGGCCAACTAGAAGTGATGCTCACATAAtcgagaaatttttctcccaatttCTCGTTCTTCtctcttgttttttaattttttttctgctgatACCATGTAGCCTTCATACCTTCATAAAGGAGCAAGATCCCAAGCTCAAGATGAAAATGATCGGACCGTTAAGTTTTTGCCTCATGTCTATCACCAAGTACCTCTTCTCAGTGGCAAGAAAACGAGAAATAAGCCATTGTCTTGAGCACATTGACACCGATTGGAGGAGAGTCAGATATATTGATGATCGAGAGATCATGCTGACGAATGCAAAATTGGGTCGATTCATCGCTTGTCTGTGTGCTGTATTTATGTATGGAGGTGGATTTTTCTACCACACAATTATGCCCTTCGCAGCTGGAAATTTTGTCACTCCTGACAACATCACCATTCGACCTCTCACTTATGCTGTCTACGATCCTCTCTTCTCCGCACAGACAACTCCTGCGTATGAGATTGTCTTCACAATCCAGTGGCTCTCTGGATTTGTTAATTACAGTGTAACCATTGGAGCTTGTAGCCTTGCTGCTGTGTTTGTTCTTCACATATGTGGACAGCTCAAAATTGTGAGCTCAAGATTAGAGAGCTTCGTCAAGGGCAGGACAGACGAAAGAAGGAACTTGCAGAGCCGACTTGCAGAAATCATTGAACTTCATCTTCGAGCTCTTGGGTtcgaatattttatcaattccgAAGGTCAGTCTGAGTCAATAAGAAATTTTTCCAGGTTCATTATTCGTGTGGAGAGAATTCTCAATGAAATTTGtctcattgaatttattggcTGCACTATGAACATATGTTTTCTTGGATACTACTTTATGACG GAATTTGAACAAAGTGCAACGATAGCCACAGTTACATACTGCGTACTTCTAGTATCTTTCACCTTCAATATCTTCATTTTCTGTTATATCGGTGAAATGCTCACCCAACAG GGTTATGAAGTTGGCAGAACAGCATACATGATCAAATGGTATGAACTACCTGCTGAAAGTGCACGAGGGCTGATTCTTCTGCTGGCGATGACGAAAAATCCAATGAGCATCACAGCCGGAAAAATGGCAGAATTATCATTTCGGAGCTTTTGCGGAGTAAGGTGT GTTTTGAAAACAGCAGCTGCTTATTTAAATCTTCTACGAACG GAGAGGCTGATACCCCTATTACACCCACTACCTCAGCAGAAACAGCCCTTCGACTCATTATACTACGGTTACAACGATCTCCTCCa GAGACAATCCCAAATCACGAACGTTGTAATCATCGATTCCGCCCAATTTTCCCGTCCGATATTATTTATTGGACGAAAGAAGACATCATCACCGG GAACCCACCTGATAGTTCAGCTCTATCTTCAGAGTGTCACATCTGGTCGTTTTCCCACCGTTCATCAACACCCTTTTTGCGCAGTCGCAATGATCATTGCACCCTTTCAAATCCCCCAGTGTCTTTCAGACATCACCACCCCAAGCATGACAAGCTCAGCATTCAGTCTTGTCTTCGAACCGACAGACAGATCAAAATGCGACTTTGCATTCAGCACACAAATAACTCGTTTGATCTCGACGCCAATCGGCCTCTGGCCTCTTGATCTTCCGGCCAATATCTTcaaacgatttatcttcgaattTCTAGTAGTTATCGCGTCCTATTCCTTGATATGCTTCTTCATAGTTGCCTGTGGCATGCACGCCTTCTTCGTGGAGACAAATATTCACCTGAGGCTGAAGATTCTGGGTCCCCTCAGCTTCTGCTTCATGGCAATCAGTAAATACTCATTTTTCCTGGTGCGTCGAGACCAAATCCGCGACTGTCTAAATCACATCGACATCGATTGGCGACGCTTTGATGATTTTGATGATCGAGAGATCATGCTGACCACTGCTAGGATCGGACGGTTCGTCGGGACACTCTCTGCGTGTTTCATGTACGGTGGAGGGATATTCTATAGGACTATTTTACCATTGTCCATTGGCACTCGGGTGACACCTGACAATATCACCATTCGTCCCCTCATCTGCAAAGTTTATGAGCCCCTGTTCGGTGGACAGCTCAGCCCCTCCTATGAGCTGTGCTTTACTGGGCAATGGTTCGCGGGTTTTGTTGTTTACACTGTCACCATCAGCACCTGCAGCTTTGCATCTGTATTCGTGCTGCATGCGTGTGGACAGCTTGAAATCGTTATGGCTCGGCTCCGGGGACTTGTGGATGGGAAGGAAAGGATAAAGACTACCGTTGATCAGAGGATCGCGGAAGTCGTGGTGATTCATCTGAGAGCGTTGCG ttttatttttcgcaTTGAGTCAGTTCTGAACGAAATCTGCCTTGTGGAGATTGTTGGGTGCACCTGGAACATATGTTTCCTGAGCTATTGTCTCCTCACG GATGTATCAGACCATATGGGAATAATATCCGTCATTACTATGTGTCTGCTATTCACATCGTTCACATTCAacatattcattttttgttatatCGGTGATATGTTGACGCAGCAG GGAAGGAAAATCGGGACGACCGTGTGGATGATTGATTGGTATCGACTTCCTAATGAGAGGGCCAGAGATCTGATTTTATTACTCGCTATGTCTAATTATCCCACTGGATTGACAGCTGGAAAAATGATTGACCTCTCCTACACGAGTTTTTGTAGC GTCTTCAAAACGGCAGCGgcttatttcaatttcatcagGACTATGATCATATGA
- the LOC135173017 gene encoding uncharacterized protein LOC135173017 yields MVHQPSKLSQQTPTHDKKARINHELQYTHWLLTVLGIWPLISNNMTRLAKVSSLVLIAINIFAVAFVLIPLVMFMATRVKTLRGRFTFTGPVSFRISNFLKLVMMAHRADSIKECIDQIKNDWVEVVIKNEQEAMLKSVELGRKLTMICAAFMFSSGTFFHVGMPLLRPRKVNAFNVTIRPHLYPGYDVFVDSQATPAYEIIFAAHCFCAASGYTIVTAACNLAAVFVSHISGQVEVIRLKLERLHGSGDNKGIDFNEQIASIVRSHVKILRFSEHVKTTLREICLVEILFSTVVICWLEFYCMTEWHNSEAISIVTYFLLLVSLTFNIFIYCYIGQILKDQCESVGLMTYLIDWHRIPSKNILSLAFTISMARCPKTITAGGLMHLTIQSFGDVSNENIVGLSEHDTSSHSIKCMTVKGMKEMLLHLYFHSQFPSAVNPSLIKEKNYQNQRFMTVMRCHTQALRHHEIGIKRCSNVIKNGYNWRKKSSVFVESSVLSDGHRSLVILLSLHVERSSFQIRKFSWESTSEFSMNISKSKVDSKTLRKTNRYYHSDIQRTFRMTKWLLTPLGVWLLISKNPTRIHIYTSITLIGTWMLVILWVILPSTRYLAFVEKDRNVRVTKIGPVSYVYKTVILYSVIILTANRIKKCIEHVKSDWRQLAREDDRQIMIKNLDFSRKITIICGIFMYSGGLSYHSIMQVWSGNKINDLNKTIRPLVYPGNDDFLDSQATPAYELIFTGQFIMAFICCTITTSSCNITATLVGHTLGQIQILRMRIKKIIDEDDTCHCDSQQRIGAVIRAHVSVLRLTAEIEKVLRNMCLVEVFGSTFVMCAVEYYIIKEWSNSDSIVFLTYVALFFSLSFNIFLFCQIGEIMTEKCDSIGQLVYGIPWYNLPSKLSLPLTRIIAISHCPRKLSAGGLLTLSMMSFAAVNKHIAIDIRLSLTL; encoded by the exons ATGGTTCACCAACCATCAAAGCTATCCCAACAGACTCCAACCCATGACAAGAAAGCTCGCATAAACCACGAGCTGCAGTACACCCATTGGTTGTTGACAGTTCTCGGTATTTGGCCGCTCATCTCCAACAATATGACGAGACTAGCCAAGGTATCATCACTCGTTCTAATTGCCATCAACATATTCGCAGTTGCCTTCGTCCTAATTCCCCTTGTAATGTTCATGGCGACAAGAGTAAAGACTCTGCGTGGAAGATTCACCTTCACCGGTCCTGTTAGCTTTCGCATATCGAATTTTCTGAAGCTCGTCATGATGGCCCATCGTGCCGACAGCATTAAGGAGTGCATCGATCAAATAAAGAATGACTGGGTAGAAGTCgtcataaaaaatgaacagGAGGCGATGCTCAAGAGCGTTGAATTGGGCAGAAAATTGACAATGATCTGTGCTGCTTTCATGTTCAGCAGTGGAACGTTCTTTCATGTTGGAATGCCACTCCTGAGGCCAAGGAAGGTCAACGCCTTCAATGTTACCATCAGACCTCATCTTTATCCTGGCTACGATGTCTTCGTGGATTCTCAAGCCACTCCAGCTTACGAAATCATCTTTGCTGCTCATTGCTTCTGTGCAGCTAGTGGCTACACTATCGTCACAGCAGCTTGCAATCTCGCTGCTGTTTTCGTCTCGCACATCTCCGGACAAGTGGAGGTCATCAGACTAAAACTGGAGAGGCTTCATGGCTCTGGAGATAATAAGGGGATTGATTTCAACGAGCAAATAGCCAGTATTGTACGAAGTCACGTCAAAATACTAAG ATTCTCTGAACACGTGAAGACTACTCTCCGTGAAATATGTCTGGTTGAAATCTTATTCTCAACTGTCGTAATTTGTTGGCTCGAGTTTTACTGCATGACG GAATGGCACAATAGCGAAGCAATATCTATTGTCACGTATTTCTTGTTACTCGTATCGTTaacatttaatattttcatctacTGTTATATTGGACAGATATTAAAAGATCAG tGTGAGTCTGTGGGTCTGATGACGTACCTGATTGATTGGCATCGAATTCCAAGCAAAAACATTCTATCCCTGGCGTTCACCATCTCCATGGCACGCTGTCCGAAGACAATAACAGCAGGAGGATTGATGCACCTGACTATTCAAAGTTTTGGCGATGTGA GTAATGAAAACATCGTTGGCTTATCTGAACATGATACGAGCAGTCACAGCATAAAGTGCATGACAGTGAAGGGGATGAAAGA AATGCTCCTGCacttatattttcattcacaatTTCCTTCTGCAGTCAACCCTTCACtcatcaaagaaaaaaattatcaaaatcagAGGTTTATGACTGTGATG CGCTGCCATACGCAGGCGCTGAGACATCATGAAATAGGCATCAAGAGATGTTCGAATGTGATCAAAAATGGTTACAATTGGAGGAAAAAGTCGTCAGTCTTCGTAGAATCCTCAGTTCTATCAGATGGTCATCGGTCGCTAGTTATCCTACTTTCCCTTCATGTTGAACGAAGTTCTTTCCAAATTAGAAAATTCAGTTG GGAATCAACTagcgaattttcaatgaatatctcgaaatcgaaGGTAGACAGCAAAACTTTAAGGAAAACAAATCGGTATTATCACTCTGATATTCAGCGTACGTTTCGAATGACCAAATGGCTGTTGACACCTCTCGGTGTGTGGTTGCTGATATCAAAGAATCCAACGCGAATCCACATCTACACATCAATCACCCTGATAGGCACCTGGATGTTGGTCATTCTGTGGGTCATCCTGCCTAGCACCAGGTATTTAGCTTTCGTGGAGAAGGATCGCAACGTTCGAGTGACCAAAATCGGTCCAGTCAGCTACGTATATAAGACTGTCATTCTGTATAGCGTAATAATACTGACAGCCAATCGCATTAAAAAGTGCATTGAGCATGTCAAGTCAGACTGGCGTCAACTTGCACGTGAGGATGATCGTCAGATTATGATAAAAAATCTAGACTTCAGTCGAAAAATCACTATTATTTGTGGAATATTCATGTACTCTGGGGGCTTGTCCTATCACTCTATCATGCAAGTCTGGTCGGGCAACAAAATCAACGATCTGAACAAGACCATCAGACCCCTCGTCTACCCTGGAAACGATGATTTCCTAGATTCTCAGGCAACACCGGCTTACGAACTCATATTCACGGGACAATTTATTATGGCTTTTATCTGCTGCACTATCACAACCTCCTCTTGTAATATTACTGCTACCCTGGTCGGCCATACCCTTGGACAGATCCAGATCCTCCGGATGAGGATCAAAAAGATAATCGATGAAGACGATACATGTCATTGCGATTCTCAACAGCGGATTGGCGCTGTCATTCGGGCACATGTTAGTGTGTTAAG ACTGACAGCGGAGATTGAAAAGGTTCTACGGAACATGTGCTTAGTCGAGGTCTTCGGATCGACCTTTGTCATGTGTGCGGTGGAATATTACATCATAAAG GAATGGAGTAACAGCGATAGCATCGTATTTCTGACATACGTGGCGCTATTCTTCTCCCTATCATTCAATATATTTCTGTTCTGTCAGATCGGAGAGATAATGACGGAAAAG TGTGATTCAATTGGACAGCTGGTGTATGGGATACCCTGGTACAATTTGCCCAGTAAACTTAGCCTTCCCTTAACGCGAATCATCGCGATATCTCACTGTCCACGAAAATTATCTGCCGGCGGACTCCTGACGCTTTCTATGATGAGTTTTGCAGCGGTAAACAAACACATCGCCATTGACATAAGATTGTCTTTAACATTATGA
- the LOC135171001 gene encoding odorant receptor 85b-like, with product MRKSPLPQPGPKYFFKLKLRSMPSQYICIVQTSMTSEPSQQALPFPIVYQHEANINYELQYTRWLLTVLGVWPMMTNDVTKRTKIFSILLIGISILAIAFILVPITVFMFVKMKTLRTRLGFIGPIGFRISNMFKIIMMMYRARVIKECINQVKFDWLSVTIRDEENAMFRSVILGRTLTIVCGIFMLSGGVFFHIVMPLLKPRKFNAFNVTIRPHAYPGYDFFVDSQATPAYEIIFSAHFLCATSGYVVVTASCNLAAVFVSHISGQVQVIKLKLARLQQNDGEKTEDLSRQIASIVKSHVRILKFSDKIKMVFREICLVEVVLSTIVICWLEFYCITEWKNSATISIVGYCVILGSFSFNVFIYCYIGQILTDQCESIGQMAYMIDWHRIPPRNILSLSMIISMARYPRHITAGGMIDLTIRSFGDVMKTSIAYLNVLTAITA from the exons ATGCGCAAATCCCCTCTCCCCCAACCCGGCCCTAAATATTTCTTTAAACTCAAACTCCGATCCATGCCCAGTCAATACATCTGTATCGTTCAAACCAGCATGACATCTGAGCCATCCCAGCAAGCCCTCCCATTCCCCATCGTCTACCAACACGAAGCTAATATAAACTATGAGCTCCAATACACCCGTTGGCTACTCACAGTCCTCGGAGTTTGGCCAATGATGACAAACGACGTGACAAAACGTACAAAGATATTCTCAATTCTTCTCATCGGCATCAGCATTCTCGCAATAGCTTTCATCCTCGTTCCTATCACGGTCTTCATGTTCGTGAAGATGAAGACCCTTCGAACTCGTCTCGGGTTCATTGGCCCGATAGGATTTCGCATTTCAAATATGTTTAAAATCATCATGATGATGTATCGGGCTCGTGTCATCAAGGAGTGCATCAACCAAGTCAAGTTTGATTGGTTGTCAGTGACAATCAGAGATGAAGAGAATGCCATGTTTAGGAGTGTAATTCTGGGACGTACTTTGACGATTGTATGTGGAATTTTCATGCTCTCCGGTGgtgttttttttcacattgtcATGCCACTCCTTAAGCCCCGGAAATTTAACGCTTTCAATGTGACAATCAGACCCCACGCCTATCCTGGCTACGACTTCTTCGTCGACTCCCAAGCAACTCCGGCTTATGAAATCATCTTCAGTGCTCATTTTTTATGTGCTACAAGTGGATACGTTGTTGTTACTGCTTCGTGTAATTTAGCCGCTGTATTTGTCTCTCATATTTCGGGACAGGTACAAGTTATTAAGCTGAAATTGGCGAGACTTCAGCAAAATGATGGTGAAAAGACCGAGGATTTGAGTCGACAAATTGCTTCGATCGTTAAATCTCACGTGAGAATATTAAA ATTctctgataaaataaaaatggtgtTTCGCGAAATATGTTTGGTAGAAGTGGTGCTATCAACCATCGTCATCTGCTGGCTAGAGTTCTATTGTATAACG GAATGGAAGAACAGTGCTACCATATCCATAGTCGGGTATTGCGTGATTCTCGGATCATTTTCGTTCAATGTTTTCATCTATTGTTATATCGGACAAATATTGACGGATCAG TGCGAGTCTATCGGACAAATGGCCTATATGATCGATTGGCATCGAATTCCACCGAGAAATATATTATCACTCAGCATGATCATCTCGATGGCGAGATATCCAAGGCACATAACAGCTGGGGGCATGATCGACCTCACAATTCGAAGTTTTGGAGAT GTCATGAAAACGTCTATTGCTTACTTGAATGTGCTGACAGCTATTACCGCATGA
- the LOC135173016 gene encoding uncharacterized protein LOC135173016 — MKNQSSMLSSLPESRKRSRRDFKRATNINRWLLTPLGIWLRETDVNITEKVLSGCTITICYFLIFFLLIPCALHTFLVEKIPRRQMKMIGPMSFCVMAIIKYFFMIMRREKILVCFNHLDVDWRRVERPEDRQIMMNDAKVGRFIASLCATFTYSGGFFFRTILPFAVPRKVLPDNTTMRPLIYPVYRALFNSQRTPVYEIVFATQWFSGLVMYTITVAVCSVAAVLTLHACGQLKIVMSRIDDFVRSSLDTEAMLTHKLGEIVELHDRALQLVVKIEGILNEICFVEFIGCTMNICFLGYYTLTEFQQGQRSTIAIVTYSFLMISFTFNIFIFCYIGELLNQQGEKVGTTAYMIEWYKLPGKSACNLILLLAMSNCPTTITAGKMVELSYATFCNVLKTAMAYFNLLKSVILSLIQPFNGTAIPLSRSSRIISIPHDKFTPPTTTSVIMRNQSAVLGSVPPETDESLRDTKYGINMARWFLMTIGIWPLPSDIHVMKKILCETWIITCHALIIFILVPAFLNTVLVQKDPRKQIRMIGPMIFCLTALTKYNFLVGNRSGLSKCVEHMNIDFRRAKCHADRTIVLDYAKTGRDIATVSTTLMYAAGFFYRTILPLTRPTIITSSNLTIRPLTAPIYDPLFSAYTYRSWTIVFIGQWFSGYVMYTTAVGACNLAIVFVLHACGQLKLVMARLESCVEGSKHVSVRIDDRVAEIVELHVRSLCFAFRVETILNKVCFAEVGGCTLVICFLGYYLITDVNSHETAISLLTYYVLIISFTFNIFIYCYIGEMLTQQGMKVGTVAYLIDWHKLPVSSAKGIMLIISMSGYPTSITAGRMMQLSYNSFLSIMKTSVAYLNVLREMTD; from the exons ATGAAAAACCAATCGTCAATGCTCAGTTCCCTACCAGAGTCGCGTAAAAGATCAAGACGTGATTTCAAGAGGGCGACTAATATCAACCGCTGGCTATTGACACCTCTTGGCATATGGCTTCGAGAAACTGACGTTAATATCACGGAAAAAGTGCTATCAGGATGTACAATAACAATTTGctattttctaatatttttcctACTCATTCCCTGCGCTTTGCATACATTtctagttgaaaaaattcccagaagGCAGATGAAGATGATAGGACCGATGAGCTTCTGCGTAATGGCTATCATCAAGTATTTCTTCATGATAATGAGACGCGAAAAAATCCTCGTCTGCTTTAATCATCTCGACGTTGACTGGCGACGAGTGGAAAGACCCGAAGACCGACAAATCATGATGAATGACGCCAAAGTTGGACGATTCATTGCCAGTTTGTGTGCTACATTCACATACAGCGGGGGCTTCTTCTTTCGTACAATTTTGCCATTCGCTGTACCTCGAAAAGTGCTACCAGACAATACAACAATGCGTCCACTTATATATCCAGTTTACAGGGCATTATTTAATTCACAGCGTACACCAGTCTATGAAATTGTATTCGCCACTCAATGGTTTAGTGGTCTTGTTATGTACACAATTACAGTTGCTGTTTGCAGTGTAGCTGCTGTTCTCACTCTCCATGCATGTggtcaattgaaaattgtcatGTCACGGATTGATGATTTCGTGAGGAGCAGTCTGGATACTGAAGCAATGTTGACTCATAAACTGGGAGAAATTGTGGAGCTACATGACCGTGCGCTGCA ACTTGTAGTAAAAATCGAAGGAATTCTAAATGAAATATGCTTCGTCGAATTTATTGGATGCACCATGAACATATGTTTCCTAGGGTATTATACTCTCACG GAGTTTCAGCAAGGGCAAAGATCGACAATAGCGATAGTGACGTACAGTTTTTTGATGATATCCTTCACGTTTAATATATTCATATTTTGCTACATCGGAGAACTTTTAAATCAGCAG GGGGAAAAAGTTGGAACAACTGCATACATGATTGAATGGTATAAACTTCCAGGGAAGAGTGcgtgtaatttaattttactccTGGCAATGTCCAACTGTCCAACCACAATTACAGCTGGAAAAATGGTGGAATTATCCTATGCGACATTTTGCAAT gTTCTCAAAACAGCGATGGCTTATTTCAATCTCTTGAAGTCTGTGATCTT ATCAT TAATTCAGCCCTTCAATGGCACTGCCATTCCACTAAGCAGAAGTTCAAGAATTATTTCTATTCCCCATGATAAGTTCACTCCACCCACGACAACGTCAG TCATCATGAGAAATCAATCAGCAGTACTTGGCTCTGTTCCTCCAGAGACCGATGAATCTCTGCGAGATACAAAGTACGGTATAAATATGGCTCGATGGTTCTTGATGACCATCGGTATTTGGCCATTGCCATCAGACATTCacgtcatgaaaaaaatactctgTGAAACATGGATCATCACGTGCCACGCTCTGATAATATTCATTCTCGTCCCTGCATTTCTCAATACAGTACTTGTCCAGAAGGATCCACGCAAGCAGATCAGGATGATTGGACCAATGATATTTTGCCTGACAGCATTGACAAAGTATAATTTTCTTGTTGGAAACAGATCGGGTCTCAGCAAGTGCGTGGAACATATGAACATTGATTTCAGAAGGGCCAAGTGTCATGCTGACAGGACAATTGTCCTAGATTATGCCAAAACAGGAAGAGATATCGCAACTGTATCCACGACTCTGATGTACGCTGCTGGCTTTTTCTACCGGACCATTCTACCCCTCACGCGACCCACCATCATCACCTCCAGTAATCTCACGATTAGGCCATTGACAGCACCCATATATGATCCTCTCTTCAGTGCTTACACATACAGATCATGGACAATTGTGTTCATTGGCCAGTGGTTCAGTGGATATGTGATGTACACGACTGCTGTTGGTGCTTGTAATTTGGCTATTGTCTTCGTTCTTCATGCGTGTGGACAACTGAAACTCGTTATGGCCAGATTGGAAAGCTGCGTTGAGGGAAGCAAACATGTTTCTGTCCGGATTGACGACAGAGTGGCGGAGATTGTGGAACTGCACGTCAGGTCGTTAtg tttTGCGTTTCGAGTGGAAACAATTCTGAATAAAGTGTGCTTTGCTGAAGTTGGTGGATGCACACTTGTCATATGTTTCCTCGGATACTATCTCATAACG GATGTCAATTCTCATGAAACAGCTATATCTCTACTCACGTATTATGTACTGATCATATCTTTTACCTtcaatatattcatatattgtTATATTGGAGAAATGTTAACACAACAG GGGATGAAAGTTGGTACAGTCGCTTATTTAATCGACTGGCATAAATTGCCAGTCTCAAGTGCTAAAGGAATTATGCTCATAATATCAATGTCTGGTTATCCCACGAGTATCACAGCAGGAAGAATGATGCAACTCTCGTACAACAGTTTCTTAAGT ATTATGAAAACATCAGTGGCATACTTAAATGTACTTCGAGAGATGACGGATTAA